From one Mytilus edulis chromosome 1, xbMytEdul2.2, whole genome shotgun sequence genomic stretch:
- the LOC139514608 gene encoding 1-aminocyclopropane-1-carboxylate oxidase-like translates to MAELPIIDLSKIKTHSNELAKEIVHALENVGFLFIENIPDLDFDILYKCCRWFFALPWETRKSLMRNFWNKESKNLYRGYFPVVEGEPSRKEGFECARDVPPGDTSVSPKNWFYEKSVWPEEDGSFPFKKHMQESYEIFHNTAMEILKLCAKGLGIDEDAFTGLFADKPMSTLRLMHYPPWDGKPPENAIIDDGRVVTTPDHMDSNFLTLLNIFEFEGLEVKNADDQWVAVHPRPKTLIMNIGVTLSRMMGGRLKATRHRVMDIGIDRFSLPFFLSPSYNSDIGINFMSQYEKGHAEHVPERYGPWVLHRIKHEIKYFEYRVLPEIED, encoded by the coding sequence ATGGCTGAACTACCAATAATAGATCTTTCAAAGATTAAAACTCACAGTAATGAGCTGGCAAAGGAAATAGTACATGCCTTAGAGAATGTTGGATTTCTCTTTATAGAAAATATACCAGATCTGGATTTCGATATATTATACAAATGCTGCAGGTGGTTTTTTGCATTGCCATGGGAAACTAGAAAGAGTCTGATGAGAAATTTTTGGAATAAAGAGAGCAAAAACTTGTATCGTGGTTACTTTCCAGTGGTAGAGGGCGAACCAAGTCGTAAGGAAGGTTTTGAATGTGCACGAGATGTGCCTCCAGGTGACACTTCTGTTTCCCCTAAAAACTGGTTCTATGAGAAATCAGTATGGCCTGAAGAAGATGGATCCTTCCCCTTCAAAAAACACATGCAGGAATCGTACGAGATTTTTCACAATACTGCCATGGAAATCCTTAAATTATGTGCAAAAGGGCTAGGAATAGACGAGGATGCATTTACTGGACTCTTTGCAGATAAGCCAATGTCAACTCTAAGACTAATGCATTATCCTCCCTGGGATGGAAAACCACCAGAAAATGCTATCATTGATGATGGTAGAGTTGTAACAACTCCAGACCACATGGATTCCAACTTTTTAACCCTTCTTAACATATTTGAATTTGAAGGACTGGAAGTGAAGAATGCTGATGATCAATGGGTAGCAGTTCATCCAAGGCCTAAAACTCTTATCATGAATATTGGGGTCACATTATCCAGAATGATGGGTGGGCGTTTAAAAGCCACAAGACATCGTGTGATGGACATTGGTATCGACCGTTTTTCTTTGCCTTTCTTCTTGTCACCATCGTACAACAGTGATATTGGAATCAATTTTATGTCTCAGTATGAGAAAGGTCATGCTGAGCATGTACCTGAACGATATGGACCATGGGTTCTACATCGAATCAAACATGAGATCAAATATTTTGAGTACAGAGTTCTACCAGAAATTgaagattaa